One stretch of Tribolium castaneum strain GA2 chromosome 5, icTriCast1.1, whole genome shotgun sequence DNA includes these proteins:
- the LOC100142267 gene encoding probable phosphorylase b kinase regulatory subunit beta isoform X1 — protein MTGEKSHLPRRGSLLEDNINYEQFLKVSNYEDTVRQLDIYYGMVKRQLLLYQSPITGLFPVLSSDTKIGSVRESVYCAAAVWGLYQAYRRIDDDRGKSYELGQSAVKCMRGILECWIKQASRIELFKKNQCNVHALHVKFHLTTGNEVYTDESYNHLQIDAVSIYLLFLVQMIASGLQIIYTQDEVAFVQNLVYYVERAYRTPDYGMWERGSKYNDGTPEIHASSIGLAKSALEAINGCNLFGEKGASWSVVYVDIDAHNRNRSIFETLLPRESSSKEVDSALLPTISFPAFSTHEDLLYNEAKNNIVSHLKGKYGFKRFIRDGYKTHVEDKKRRYYEKGEIKHFENIECEWPLFYIFMIIDGVFKSLPDQISEYQDLLKQRIYLDQNGDPVIPQYYYVSAENIGAERSAPNAIPRTASTEGGLFLWNQSMFILAQLLTAGLLHINELDPIRRYLPSYNRPRKGGRYSAFQAKFSVAKPSVGTATDLVVQIVLIAESMRLQAMMATYGIQTQTPHEVEPVQIWSSTQLVKVYENLGVNHKLKLQGRPLRPIGSLGTSKVYRVCGATVLCYPLIFEVSDFYLYRDMELLIDDIKTELQFVGKYWRLSGRPTVCLLIREEHMRDPQFKKMLDLLAMLKKGYCDGVKVRVGRLQNLISSSCVEHLDFMNVLDQPVDTYAQFKQLQHDYIGYQSLTDVPRVLNYHDELKDFLHFKKNTTLEIVETIKQSESLYAKCQLFGILLKREGGDFKVFDHTVAEHLHSIYHQAGCLRHWAAVRYTSSLLSHNVDSISPFITAVLVHGKQLTVGVIGQKETVFDKPMTPAEIQHVVYNTIQPYDVIGAVLQQEIILYCGRLIATNPDLFKGILKIRVGWVLEAIKCYLEIFGDKKKLEDHSPYEVRQLLYKVLSIKEWGAKEKLTPFQKRQLEGCLCRVPTFFYHQVWDVMARTPQGIKVSGTVLPQQPTMSNLAKCELTFSLLVEEMLNCIHRPEYRQLVVELLSIVSTILGRNPELFFSQALDLEQLVNDAAEMYVKDMLQDHGLHSDGVKKLMEVPYIQSTGYLARAVVNSVLKRGQLSDLENDSETCLVS, from the exons aTGACCGGTGAAAAAAG CCACCTTCCTCGCAGAGGCAGCCTCCTCGAAGACAATATAAATTACGAGCAATTCCTCAAAGTGTCAAACTATGAGGACACCGTCCGCCAGCTGGACATCTACTATGGCATGG tCAAACGCCAACTTTTGCTGTATCAGAGCCCCATAACGGGGCTTTTCCCCGTTTTATCTAGTGATACTAAAATCGGGAGCGTTCGCGAGAGTGTTTATTGCGCGGCCGCCGTATGGGGGCTGTATCAAGCCTACCGTCGAATTGACGATGACAGGGGCAAATCGTACGAATTGGGACAATCAGCAGTCAAATGCATGCGAGGCATTCTCGAATGTTGGATCAAACAAGCCTCCAGAATCgaattattcaagaaaaacCAATGCAACGTTCATGCTCTTCATGTAAAGTTTCACCTAACGACAGGAAACGAAGTCTACACGGACGAGTCGTACAACCACCTTCAAATTGATGCCGTTTCCATTTATTTGCTGTTTTTAGTGCAAATGATTGCCTCAGGCCTCCAGATTATTTACACTCAG GATGAGGTGGCGTTTGTGCAAAACTTGGTCTATTACGTCGAGAGGGCTTATCGGACCCCTGATTACGGCATGTGGGAACGTGGAAGTAAATATAATGATGGTACTCCTGAAATCCACGCTAGTTCAATTGGTTTGGCCAAATCGGCCTTGGAGGCTATCAACGGGTGTAATTTATTTGGGGAAAAAGGGGCTTCCTGGAGCGTCGTCTACGTTGATATCGATGCTCACAATCGTAACCGGAGCATTTTTGAGACACTACTTCCGCGAGAGTCGAGCTCTAAA GAAGTCGATTCGGCTCTCTTACCTACAATCTCATTTCCGGCTTTTTCAACCCATGAAGATTTATTGTACAACGaggcaaaaaacaatattGTTAGTCATTTAAAAGGCAAGTATGGGTTTAAACGCTTCATTCGCGACGGTTACAAGACGCATGTTGAGGACAAAAAACGGCGCTATTACGAGAAAGGTGAAATCAAACATTTCGAAAACATCGAATGCGAATGGCCCCTATTTTACATCTTTATGATAATTGATGGGGTTTTTAAATCATTGCCCGACCAAATTTCCGAATATCAAGACTTGCTAAAACAACGAATTTACCTCGACCAAAACGGCG ACCCGGTAATTCCCCAATATTATTACGTCTCGGCTGAGAATATTGGAGCCGAACGCTCCGCCCCCAACGCCATTCCTCGCACCGCCTCCACCGAGGGCGGTCTTTTCCTCTGGAACCAATCAATGTTCATTTTGGCCCAACTTTTAACCGCTGGACTTCTCCACATCAATGAACTTGACCCAATCAGACGCTACCTCCCTTCGTACAACCGGCCACGTAAAGGGGGCCGCTACTCTGCTTTTCAG GCAAAATTCTCTGtt GCGAAACCGTCCGTT GGCACTGCAACCGATTTGGTGGTCCAGATTGTTTTAATTGCCGAATCGATGCGTCTGCAAGCCATGATGGCCACCTACGGTATCCAGACCCAAACACCACATGAAGTAGAGCCTGTTCAAATCTGGTCGTCGACTCAGTTAGTTAAAGTTTACGAAAATCTCGGTGTCAATCACAAGTTGAAGTTGCAAGGACGTCCGCTTAGACCTATCGGGAGTTTGGGCACCAGCAAA GTTTATCGAGTGTGCGGGGCGACCGTCCTTTGTTACCCTCTCATATTTGAAGTGTCGGATTTTTACTTGTACAGAGATATGGAGTTGCTGATTGACGATATTAAGACTGAGTTGCAATTCGTTGGCAAGTATTGGCGGTTATCAGGGCGGCCAACTGTGTGTCTTTTGATACGTGAGGAACATATGCGGGACCCACAATTCAAGAAAATGCTCGACTTACTTGCCATGCTCAAAAAAGGGTATTGTGATGGTGTTAAAGTCAGAGTAGGccggcttcaaaatttaatttcgagtTCTTGTGTTG AACATTTGGATTTTATGAATGTTTTGGACCAGCCTGTTGACACATACGCCCAGTTTAAACAATTGCAACATGACTATATCGGTTATCAAAGTTTGACTGATGTACCACGTGTTCTTAACTACCATGACGAACTTAAAGATTTTTTG cattttaagaaaaatacaacTCTTGAGATAGTCGAAACGATTAAACAGTCGGAAAGTTTGTACGCAAAGTGCCAACTTTTCGGTATTTTGTTGAAGCGTGAAGGGGGGGATTTTAAGGTTTTTGATCATACTGTGGCCGAACATTTGCACAGTATTTATCATCAAGCTGGCTGTTTGAGACATTGGGCTGCCGTGCGCTACACTAGCAGTCTTTTGTCGCACAATGTCGACTCGATAAGTCCGTTCATTACGGCTGTTTTAGTCCACGGAAAAcaa CTAACTGTGGGCGTGATCGGTCAgaaagaaactgttttcgataaACCAATGACGCCAGCCGAAATACAGCACGTGGTCTATAACACAATCCAGCCGTACGATGTCATTGGTGCAGTTCTCCAACAAGAAATCATTCTTTATTGTGGGCGTTTGATCGCAACAAACCCTGATCTGTTTAAAGGAATTCTCAAAATTCGAGTGGGCTGGGTCTTGGAAGCCATCAAGTGTTATTTGG AGATATTTGGTGATAAGAAAAAACTTGAAGATCATAGTCCTTACGAAGTGCGCCAATTGTTGTACAAAGTCTTGTCGATTAAAGAATGGGGGGCAAAAGAAAA ATTGACTCCGTTTCAAAAACGCCAACTAGAGGGGTGTCTCTGCCGGGTGCCCACTTTTTTCTACCACCAGGTGTGGGACGTGATGGCCCGGACGCCCCAAGGGATCAAAGTTTCGGGTACGGTCCTGCCCCAGCAACCCACAATGTCGAATTTGGCAAAGTGTGAGTTGACTTTTTCGCTTCTTGTTGAGGAGATGTTGAATTGTATCCACCGGCCGGAATATAGACAGTTGGTGGTGGAGTTGTTGAGTATTGTTTCGACGATTTTGGGGCGGAATCCCGAGTTGTTTTTCAGTCAGGCGTTGGATTTGGAGCAGTTGGTCAATGATGCGGCGGAAATGTATGTTAAG GATATGTTACAGGATCATGGCTTGCACAGTGATGGGGTTAAGAAGTTGATGGAAGTGCCTTATATACAGTCGACGGGGTATTTGGCGAGGGCTGTGGTCAATTCGGTGCTGAAACGGGGGCAGCTGAGTGATCTTGAGAATGATTCGGAGACTTGTCTCGTTTCGTAA
- the LOC100142267 gene encoding probable phosphorylase b kinase regulatory subunit beta isoform X7 — protein sequence MTGEKSHLPRRGSLLEDNINYEQFLKVSNYEDTVRQLDIYYGMVKRQLLLYQSPITGLFPVLSSDTKIGSVRESVYCAAAVWGLYQAYRRIDDDRGKSYELGQSAVKCMRGILECWIKQASRIELFKKNQCNVHALHVKFHLTTGNEVYTDESYNHLQIDAVSIYLLFLVQMIASGLQIIYTQDEVAFVQNLVYYVERAYRTPDYGMWERGSKYNDGTPEIHASSIGLAKSALEAINGCNLFGEKGASWSVVYVDIDAHNRNRSIFETLLPRESSSKEVDSALLPTISFPAFSTHEDLLYNEAKNNIVSHLKGKYGFKRFIRDGYKTHVEDKKRRYYEKGEIKHFENIECEWPLFYIFMIIDGVFKSLPDQISEYQDLLKQRIYLDQNGDPVIPQYYYVSAENIGAERSAPNAIPRTASTEGGLFLWNQSMFILAQLLTAGLLHINELDPIRRYLPSYNRPRKGGRYSAFQGTATDLVVQIVLIAESMRLQAMMATYGIQTQTPHEVEPVQIWSSTQLVKVYENLGVNHKLKLQGRPLRPIGSLGTSKVYRVCGATVLCYPLIFEVSDFYLYRDMELLIDDIKTELQFVGKYWRLSGRPTVCLLIREEHMRDPQFKKMLDLLAMLKKGYCDGVKVRVGRLQNLISSSCVEHLDFMNVLDQPVDTYAQFKQLQHDYIGYQSLTDVPRVLNYHDELKDFLHFKKNTTLEIVETIKQSESLYAKCQLFGILLKREGGDFKVFDHTVAEHLHSIYHQAGCLRHWAAVRYTSSLLSHNVDSISPFITAVLVHGKQLTVGVIGQKETVFDKPMTPAEIQHVVYNTIQPYDVIGAVLQQEIILYCGRLIATNPDLFKGILKIRVGWVLEAIKCYLEIFGDKKKLEDHSPYEVRQLLYKVLSIKEWGAKEKLTPFQKRQLEGCLCRVPTFFYHQVWDVMARTPQGIKVSGTVLPQQPTMSNLAKCELTFSLLVEEMLNCIHRPEYRQLVVELLSIVSTILGRNPELFFSQALDLEQLVNDAAEMYVKDHGLHSDGVKKLMEVPYIQSTGYLARAVVNSVLKRGQLSDLENDSETCLVS from the exons aTGACCGGTGAAAAAAG CCACCTTCCTCGCAGAGGCAGCCTCCTCGAAGACAATATAAATTACGAGCAATTCCTCAAAGTGTCAAACTATGAGGACACCGTCCGCCAGCTGGACATCTACTATGGCATGG tCAAACGCCAACTTTTGCTGTATCAGAGCCCCATAACGGGGCTTTTCCCCGTTTTATCTAGTGATACTAAAATCGGGAGCGTTCGCGAGAGTGTTTATTGCGCGGCCGCCGTATGGGGGCTGTATCAAGCCTACCGTCGAATTGACGATGACAGGGGCAAATCGTACGAATTGGGACAATCAGCAGTCAAATGCATGCGAGGCATTCTCGAATGTTGGATCAAACAAGCCTCCAGAATCgaattattcaagaaaaacCAATGCAACGTTCATGCTCTTCATGTAAAGTTTCACCTAACGACAGGAAACGAAGTCTACACGGACGAGTCGTACAACCACCTTCAAATTGATGCCGTTTCCATTTATTTGCTGTTTTTAGTGCAAATGATTGCCTCAGGCCTCCAGATTATTTACACTCAG GATGAGGTGGCGTTTGTGCAAAACTTGGTCTATTACGTCGAGAGGGCTTATCGGACCCCTGATTACGGCATGTGGGAACGTGGAAGTAAATATAATGATGGTACTCCTGAAATCCACGCTAGTTCAATTGGTTTGGCCAAATCGGCCTTGGAGGCTATCAACGGGTGTAATTTATTTGGGGAAAAAGGGGCTTCCTGGAGCGTCGTCTACGTTGATATCGATGCTCACAATCGTAACCGGAGCATTTTTGAGACACTACTTCCGCGAGAGTCGAGCTCTAAA GAAGTCGATTCGGCTCTCTTACCTACAATCTCATTTCCGGCTTTTTCAACCCATGAAGATTTATTGTACAACGaggcaaaaaacaatattGTTAGTCATTTAAAAGGCAAGTATGGGTTTAAACGCTTCATTCGCGACGGTTACAAGACGCATGTTGAGGACAAAAAACGGCGCTATTACGAGAAAGGTGAAATCAAACATTTCGAAAACATCGAATGCGAATGGCCCCTATTTTACATCTTTATGATAATTGATGGGGTTTTTAAATCATTGCCCGACCAAATTTCCGAATATCAAGACTTGCTAAAACAACGAATTTACCTCGACCAAAACGGCG ACCCGGTAATTCCCCAATATTATTACGTCTCGGCTGAGAATATTGGAGCCGAACGCTCCGCCCCCAACGCCATTCCTCGCACCGCCTCCACCGAGGGCGGTCTTTTCCTCTGGAACCAATCAATGTTCATTTTGGCCCAACTTTTAACCGCTGGACTTCTCCACATCAATGAACTTGACCCAATCAGACGCTACCTCCCTTCGTACAACCGGCCACGTAAAGGGGGCCGCTACTCTGCTTTTCAG GGCACTGCAACCGATTTGGTGGTCCAGATTGTTTTAATTGCCGAATCGATGCGTCTGCAAGCCATGATGGCCACCTACGGTATCCAGACCCAAACACCACATGAAGTAGAGCCTGTTCAAATCTGGTCGTCGACTCAGTTAGTTAAAGTTTACGAAAATCTCGGTGTCAATCACAAGTTGAAGTTGCAAGGACGTCCGCTTAGACCTATCGGGAGTTTGGGCACCAGCAAA GTTTATCGAGTGTGCGGGGCGACCGTCCTTTGTTACCCTCTCATATTTGAAGTGTCGGATTTTTACTTGTACAGAGATATGGAGTTGCTGATTGACGATATTAAGACTGAGTTGCAATTCGTTGGCAAGTATTGGCGGTTATCAGGGCGGCCAACTGTGTGTCTTTTGATACGTGAGGAACATATGCGGGACCCACAATTCAAGAAAATGCTCGACTTACTTGCCATGCTCAAAAAAGGGTATTGTGATGGTGTTAAAGTCAGAGTAGGccggcttcaaaatttaatttcgagtTCTTGTGTTG AACATTTGGATTTTATGAATGTTTTGGACCAGCCTGTTGACACATACGCCCAGTTTAAACAATTGCAACATGACTATATCGGTTATCAAAGTTTGACTGATGTACCACGTGTTCTTAACTACCATGACGAACTTAAAGATTTTTTG cattttaagaaaaatacaacTCTTGAGATAGTCGAAACGATTAAACAGTCGGAAAGTTTGTACGCAAAGTGCCAACTTTTCGGTATTTTGTTGAAGCGTGAAGGGGGGGATTTTAAGGTTTTTGATCATACTGTGGCCGAACATTTGCACAGTATTTATCATCAAGCTGGCTGTTTGAGACATTGGGCTGCCGTGCGCTACACTAGCAGTCTTTTGTCGCACAATGTCGACTCGATAAGTCCGTTCATTACGGCTGTTTTAGTCCACGGAAAAcaa CTAACTGTGGGCGTGATCGGTCAgaaagaaactgttttcgataaACCAATGACGCCAGCCGAAATACAGCACGTGGTCTATAACACAATCCAGCCGTACGATGTCATTGGTGCAGTTCTCCAACAAGAAATCATTCTTTATTGTGGGCGTTTGATCGCAACAAACCCTGATCTGTTTAAAGGAATTCTCAAAATTCGAGTGGGCTGGGTCTTGGAAGCCATCAAGTGTTATTTGG AGATATTTGGTGATAAGAAAAAACTTGAAGATCATAGTCCTTACGAAGTGCGCCAATTGTTGTACAAAGTCTTGTCGATTAAAGAATGGGGGGCAAAAGAAAA ATTGACTCCGTTTCAAAAACGCCAACTAGAGGGGTGTCTCTGCCGGGTGCCCACTTTTTTCTACCACCAGGTGTGGGACGTGATGGCCCGGACGCCCCAAGGGATCAAAGTTTCGGGTACGGTCCTGCCCCAGCAACCCACAATGTCGAATTTGGCAAAGTGTGAGTTGACTTTTTCGCTTCTTGTTGAGGAGATGTTGAATTGTATCCACCGGCCGGAATATAGACAGTTGGTGGTGGAGTTGTTGAGTATTGTTTCGACGATTTTGGGGCGGAATCCCGAGTTGTTTTTCAGTCAGGCGTTGGATTTGGAGCAGTTGGTCAATGATGCGGCGGAAATGTATGTTAAG GATCATGGCTTGCACAGTGATGGGGTTAAGAAGTTGATGGAAGTGCCTTATATACAGTCGACGGGGTATTTGGCGAGGGCTGTGGTCAATTCGGTGCTGAAACGGGGGCAGCTGAGTGATCTTGAGAATGATTCGGAGACTTGTCTCGTTTCGTAA
- the LOC100142267 gene encoding probable phosphorylase b kinase regulatory subunit beta isoform X5 — protein MTGEKSHLPRRGSLLEDNINYEQFLKVSNYEDTVRQLDIYYGMVKRQLLLYQSPITGLFPVLSSDTKIGSVRESVYCAAAVWGLYQAYRRIDDDRGKSYELGQSAVKCMRGILECWIKQASRIELFKKNQCNVHALHVKFHLTTGNEVYTDESYNHLQIDAVSIYLLFLVQMIASGLQIIYTQDEVAFVQNLVYYVERAYRTPDYGMWERGSKYNDGTPEIHASSIGLAKSALEAINGCNLFGEKGASWSVVYVDIDAHNRNRSIFETLLPRESSSKEVDSALLPTISFPAFSTHEDLLYNEAKNNIVSHLKGKYGFKRFIRDGYKTHVEDKKRRYYEKGEIKHFENIECEWPLFYIFMIIDGVFKSLPDQISEYQDLLKQRIYLDQNGDPVIPQYYYVSAENIGAERSAPNAIPRTASTEGGLFLWNQSMFILAQLLTAGLLHINELDPIRRYLPSYNRPRKGGRYSAFQAKPSVGTATDLVVQIVLIAESMRLQAMMATYGIQTQTPHEVEPVQIWSSTQLVKVYENLGVNHKLKLQGRPLRPIGSLGTSKVYRVCGATVLCYPLIFEVSDFYLYRDMELLIDDIKTELQFVGKYWRLSGRPTVCLLIREEHMRDPQFKKMLDLLAMLKKGYCDGVKVRVGRLQNLISSSCVEHLDFMNVLDQPVDTYAQFKQLQHDYIGYQSLTDVPRVLNYHDELKDFLHFKKNTTLEIVETIKQSESLYAKCQLFGILLKREGGDFKVFDHTVAEHLHSIYHQAGCLRHWAAVRYTSSLLSHNVDSISPFITAVLVHGKQLTVGVIGQKETVFDKPMTPAEIQHVVYNTIQPYDVIGAVLQQEIILYCGRLIATNPDLFKGILKIRVGWVLEAIKCYLEIFGDKKKLEDHSPYEVRQLLYKVLSIKEWGAKEKLTPFQKRQLEGCLCRVPTFFYHQVWDVMARTPQGIKVSGTVLPQQPTMSNLAKCELTFSLLVEEMLNCIHRPEYRQLVVELLSIVSTILGRNPELFFSQALDLEQLVNDAAEMYVKDHGLHSDGVKKLMEVPYIQSTGYLARAVVNSVLKRGQLSDLENDSETCLVS, from the exons aTGACCGGTGAAAAAAG CCACCTTCCTCGCAGAGGCAGCCTCCTCGAAGACAATATAAATTACGAGCAATTCCTCAAAGTGTCAAACTATGAGGACACCGTCCGCCAGCTGGACATCTACTATGGCATGG tCAAACGCCAACTTTTGCTGTATCAGAGCCCCATAACGGGGCTTTTCCCCGTTTTATCTAGTGATACTAAAATCGGGAGCGTTCGCGAGAGTGTTTATTGCGCGGCCGCCGTATGGGGGCTGTATCAAGCCTACCGTCGAATTGACGATGACAGGGGCAAATCGTACGAATTGGGACAATCAGCAGTCAAATGCATGCGAGGCATTCTCGAATGTTGGATCAAACAAGCCTCCAGAATCgaattattcaagaaaaacCAATGCAACGTTCATGCTCTTCATGTAAAGTTTCACCTAACGACAGGAAACGAAGTCTACACGGACGAGTCGTACAACCACCTTCAAATTGATGCCGTTTCCATTTATTTGCTGTTTTTAGTGCAAATGATTGCCTCAGGCCTCCAGATTATTTACACTCAG GATGAGGTGGCGTTTGTGCAAAACTTGGTCTATTACGTCGAGAGGGCTTATCGGACCCCTGATTACGGCATGTGGGAACGTGGAAGTAAATATAATGATGGTACTCCTGAAATCCACGCTAGTTCAATTGGTTTGGCCAAATCGGCCTTGGAGGCTATCAACGGGTGTAATTTATTTGGGGAAAAAGGGGCTTCCTGGAGCGTCGTCTACGTTGATATCGATGCTCACAATCGTAACCGGAGCATTTTTGAGACACTACTTCCGCGAGAGTCGAGCTCTAAA GAAGTCGATTCGGCTCTCTTACCTACAATCTCATTTCCGGCTTTTTCAACCCATGAAGATTTATTGTACAACGaggcaaaaaacaatattGTTAGTCATTTAAAAGGCAAGTATGGGTTTAAACGCTTCATTCGCGACGGTTACAAGACGCATGTTGAGGACAAAAAACGGCGCTATTACGAGAAAGGTGAAATCAAACATTTCGAAAACATCGAATGCGAATGGCCCCTATTTTACATCTTTATGATAATTGATGGGGTTTTTAAATCATTGCCCGACCAAATTTCCGAATATCAAGACTTGCTAAAACAACGAATTTACCTCGACCAAAACGGCG ACCCGGTAATTCCCCAATATTATTACGTCTCGGCTGAGAATATTGGAGCCGAACGCTCCGCCCCCAACGCCATTCCTCGCACCGCCTCCACCGAGGGCGGTCTTTTCCTCTGGAACCAATCAATGTTCATTTTGGCCCAACTTTTAACCGCTGGACTTCTCCACATCAATGAACTTGACCCAATCAGACGCTACCTCCCTTCGTACAACCGGCCACGTAAAGGGGGCCGCTACTCTGCTTTTCAG GCGAAACCGTCCGTT GGCACTGCAACCGATTTGGTGGTCCAGATTGTTTTAATTGCCGAATCGATGCGTCTGCAAGCCATGATGGCCACCTACGGTATCCAGACCCAAACACCACATGAAGTAGAGCCTGTTCAAATCTGGTCGTCGACTCAGTTAGTTAAAGTTTACGAAAATCTCGGTGTCAATCACAAGTTGAAGTTGCAAGGACGTCCGCTTAGACCTATCGGGAGTTTGGGCACCAGCAAA GTTTATCGAGTGTGCGGGGCGACCGTCCTTTGTTACCCTCTCATATTTGAAGTGTCGGATTTTTACTTGTACAGAGATATGGAGTTGCTGATTGACGATATTAAGACTGAGTTGCAATTCGTTGGCAAGTATTGGCGGTTATCAGGGCGGCCAACTGTGTGTCTTTTGATACGTGAGGAACATATGCGGGACCCACAATTCAAGAAAATGCTCGACTTACTTGCCATGCTCAAAAAAGGGTATTGTGATGGTGTTAAAGTCAGAGTAGGccggcttcaaaatttaatttcgagtTCTTGTGTTG AACATTTGGATTTTATGAATGTTTTGGACCAGCCTGTTGACACATACGCCCAGTTTAAACAATTGCAACATGACTATATCGGTTATCAAAGTTTGACTGATGTACCACGTGTTCTTAACTACCATGACGAACTTAAAGATTTTTTG cattttaagaaaaatacaacTCTTGAGATAGTCGAAACGATTAAACAGTCGGAAAGTTTGTACGCAAAGTGCCAACTTTTCGGTATTTTGTTGAAGCGTGAAGGGGGGGATTTTAAGGTTTTTGATCATACTGTGGCCGAACATTTGCACAGTATTTATCATCAAGCTGGCTGTTTGAGACATTGGGCTGCCGTGCGCTACACTAGCAGTCTTTTGTCGCACAATGTCGACTCGATAAGTCCGTTCATTACGGCTGTTTTAGTCCACGGAAAAcaa CTAACTGTGGGCGTGATCGGTCAgaaagaaactgttttcgataaACCAATGACGCCAGCCGAAATACAGCACGTGGTCTATAACACAATCCAGCCGTACGATGTCATTGGTGCAGTTCTCCAACAAGAAATCATTCTTTATTGTGGGCGTTTGATCGCAACAAACCCTGATCTGTTTAAAGGAATTCTCAAAATTCGAGTGGGCTGGGTCTTGGAAGCCATCAAGTGTTATTTGG AGATATTTGGTGATAAGAAAAAACTTGAAGATCATAGTCCTTACGAAGTGCGCCAATTGTTGTACAAAGTCTTGTCGATTAAAGAATGGGGGGCAAAAGAAAA ATTGACTCCGTTTCAAAAACGCCAACTAGAGGGGTGTCTCTGCCGGGTGCCCACTTTTTTCTACCACCAGGTGTGGGACGTGATGGCCCGGACGCCCCAAGGGATCAAAGTTTCGGGTACGGTCCTGCCCCAGCAACCCACAATGTCGAATTTGGCAAAGTGTGAGTTGACTTTTTCGCTTCTTGTTGAGGAGATGTTGAATTGTATCCACCGGCCGGAATATAGACAGTTGGTGGTGGAGTTGTTGAGTATTGTTTCGACGATTTTGGGGCGGAATCCCGAGTTGTTTTTCAGTCAGGCGTTGGATTTGGAGCAGTTGGTCAATGATGCGGCGGAAATGTATGTTAAG GATCATGGCTTGCACAGTGATGGGGTTAAGAAGTTGATGGAAGTGCCTTATATACAGTCGACGGGGTATTTGGCGAGGGCTGTGGTCAATTCGGTGCTGAAACGGGGGCAGCTGAGTGATCTTGAGAATGATTCGGAGACTTGTCTCGTTTCGTAA